The genomic DNA ctTCAGAGGGGAGTTACTGCATCTGAAGAATTTGAATGTTTGCTTCTAGGAAATCCTTCCGAACAGCTTTGTCCCCATGGCTCTTCTTCCAGAAGTGCATGAGAGTTCCCACGGCTGGCTCCGCATCCCTGCCAACACTTGCAATAGTAAGTCgtttcctttcatcattctggTGATGAACATGTTCTAGTTCTAATCTGCATTTTCCTAGCCACTGAGTctgaatattctctctctctctctctctctctctttttttttttttttgccagtcctggttcttggactcagggcctgagcactgtccctggcttctttttgctcaaggctagcactctaccacttgagccacagcgccgcttctggccgttttctatatatgtggtgctggggaatcgaactcagggcttcatgtatgcgaggcaagcacccttgccactaggccacattcccagccctgagtctgaatattttctttccatgTATTTAGCAGCCTTTAAGATATTCTCTTTTTTGAAGTGCTGATTCAAgccttttgacattttttttaaatcgaaTTGAGATTGTCTTTTTGTTATTGATTTGTGAGTATTTTTGCTATATTTTAGCTACAAGTCTTTTTCAGATAAACGTATTCTATGTATCTTCTCTCCATTGATGATTTTTCTTTCACTCTTCGTGGTATCAACTTTAATCAATTGCTGCGCTTCTAAACGAGTTTTATTAGCATCCATTAGCTGCACAAGGGGGTAGCTCCATTGTGAcatagccacacacacacacacacacacacacacacacacacacacgcagtgtATCTCAGTCACACAGACCTGCGCCATTATCACCCTCATCCTCCACCCCTTCTAAAAACAATGTCACCCGATTgccttgttctattttcatatgtgcagaTGAATTCCTTCCATcgtattcatcctcattcaccctccTACTCATTCCTgggtcctccccctccctcccaatgTTTTTAGACGTGTATAATAGGACCGAGGGTTTTGCAGACACGCGTAGATAATGTTTTAATCAGAATAACCCTTTCTGTTGCTTTCCCCACCCTCTCAATCAACAGTGTTCATTGAGATTCCCTTTGCCATCTCCTGACAGAGCTGCCATCGAATGGGAAAGTCTTCAACATCtcgttctctcttctctccccttgatCCAAGTCAGAAGACTTGGGATTTTCATATCCCCAGAACTAGAAGGAATTCTAGACTGACGGATGCTACGCGTGGGCCCTCAGAGCTTTTGAAATCAGTTGTCCTCAATgggtctctctccttcccacggCTGGGTCGTTCTGCTAATGTCCACAGTTCTGGTATCATTCGCAGTAGCTTCCCAGTGCACTCTGGGAGTGTCTGGATTTGCATAACACTCAGAAAGGTCACTGGGGCTGAAGCTGGTCCAGAACCTGCTGCCCTCTTCTCTCCAGCTGTGTCAAACCCCAGAAgcagcatggggtggggggggggggaggaggcagtgCCTGGAACCAAACCCAGAATCAAATCCCTGCCTCCAGCTTCACCCCCTCGGCTGGGCAAAGACGCCGCTCCGCTCTGCTGCGGCGGGAACCCACGATGCCCGTCACCAAGCCAAGTCCTAGTGCTCTAAAGCCAGGCGCCAGGGGCTCAGGCCTAGCCACGCTGCAGGCCCAGATCTGAGGGTCGCgggtcaaaggcagcctgggcgggAAGGTGTGAAAGGCTCACCTCCAATGACCACcggaaagccacaagtggagcttgGGCTCCAACGGGAGAGCcccaaacacaacacaacaaacaagctcagggaagTGACTGCCAGGGCTCAAGTTGGCTTAATTGTTCTACAGCCTCCATCTCcctgcacgcgcgcgtgcacgcgcacgcacacacacacacacacacgcacgcacggctAGCTCACATTTtgggctccccccctcccccgcagggaCGCGGTGAATATCTCCGGGGGAAGGAACGGGCTAGACGAGGGACTTTGTCAAGCACTACACGCTGAGTGACAGCCACGGCCCTGTCCCGCCTTTCCTGACGGGCTGGAGAAAAGcaatttggtttttaaaaaaaaaaaaaaaatctaggctaCAAATAGAATCTTCTGGAAAaagtggaggaggaaggaggcgaAGAGCCCCGAGGCAGAACCTTCCTGCGCACGCACGGCGAAGGAAGGGCCCCCGCCGCCGCAGAGGTCTGCGGTCCAGAGGgcttggaggggagggaagagaagagggagggaggggagggcagagggagggagggagggaggggagagaagggaccaCCAGGCTGTCTCACTGCCCCTCAAATATACTGGGGAAAGCCTGTCTGAGGGTGAACATGAGGAAAATGATCTTATCGTAGTTATCTGCCTCGTACAGACACCCGAAAAGCGGGGAGCCGTCGGGGCCGGGCCCCATGCACTGCAGGTCGGAGTAGGCGCAGCTGCCGGCGGCCAGCAGGGTGGGCTTGGACCAGGCGGCGGCGTCGGGGGGCCGCGTGTTGAGGTACACGCCCAGCTTGGCCCTGCGCAGGGTCCCCGTGGGGTGGGTGTAGAGAAGCCACCTGTCCCAGGCGTCCAGGCCGGTGCGGAGGGTGGGGAAGCTCACCACGCTCCCGTGGCAGCCGTGGGGGGGTTCCACCAGCTCGCTCACCAGCCGGGCGGGCTGGAGGCGGAAGCCGCCGGCCTCGCTCTGCGCCTGCACCcgggccccccgcgcgcccctggCGTTGAGGTACACCTGCCTGCTCTCCCGGGACCCCAGCTCGGCCGCCTGGCACTCCCCGCACTCCTGGCTCACGAAGTCGCTCCTCTGCCACGTGAGCCCGTGGTCGTGGCTGAGGAAGTAGAAGGCGAAGGCGGCGGGCGGCCGCTGGGGCTGCAGGTTTCGGTAGGCGTAGGCGGGCACCACGAGGCTGCGCTCCGGGTCACTCAGCTGCAGGCAGTGCCCGGGGCCCACGGCAAACGTGGCCCAGGCCTGGTGGGCCTCGCCGATGGCCGGGGCGGTGAGGTCCCTCACGGGGGCCCAGGTGTGGCCGAGGTCGGTGCTGGTGACCTGGCACAAGCGGGCGGCGTTGACCTTGGTCTGGAGCTGGTGCGCCTCGGAAATCTGCCTCTGGACGGCGATGAAGAAGAGGGACAGGAGCCCCGTGTGCTCATCGTACAGGGGGCACGGGTTCATGGACCGGTGGCCCTCCAGCTGGGCTTCCGCCACCACCTGCTCTTCCTGCCactggaggcgggggaggggagggggggacacaGTCATGACCGGGCCGCCACCCGCCTTACGCTCACTGGGGCTTCCGGGGGGGAttccccggggtggggtggggggagggaaaggaatatTTCCTGGGGGCAGAGTCAAAGGCCGTCGATGGGGACTCTTCGTTCACCACGGCATTCCCTACcaagcggtgggggggggggggggcaggcaggggctgggctccCCACAGTCCCCTCCAGGGCCACCCATCTTTCCTGCCTCTTACCAGCGCGGTCCACCTGGTGGTGGGTTTGTCATTGTTGCCActtcactcctggggcttgaacttcaggcctagcccctgtccctgagcttttgtggtcaaggcgaGAGCGCTACCACTTGgggagtcacaatgccacttttcTGGCTTTCAGGTAATTCatcggagctaagagtctcacagcctttcttgacccagctggctttgaaccgtgatcctcagatctcagcctcctgagtagctaggctggcAGGCCTGAACCCCCCAGGCCTGGCTCAGCGGGGGATTCTTGAAAGGGTCATCTTCACAGGAACCACGAGGACCTGATCAGTGCTGTGCCCGTCACATCCTGTTCTCTGCACACGGTGTTCAGCTAATGCATCCTAGAAAGGTGCGGCCACACGAGATGGAGGC from Perognathus longimembris pacificus isolate PPM17 chromosome 4, ASM2315922v1, whole genome shotgun sequence includes the following:
- the Neu2 gene encoding sialidase-2 gives rise to the protein MTTCPVLLKETLFQSGAHAYRIPALLYLPRQKTLLAFAERRLSKKDDHADLIVIRRGSYSVPASQVQWQEEQVVAEAQLEGHRSMNPCPLYDEHTGLLSLFFIAVQRQISEAHQLQTKVNAARLCQVTSTDLGHTWAPVRDLTAPAIGEAHQAWATFAVGPGHCLQLSDPERSLVVPAYAYRNLQPQRPPAAFAFYFLSHDHGLTWQRSDFVSQECGECQAAELGSRESRQVYLNARGARGARVQAQSEAGGFRLQPARLVSELVEPPHGCHGSVVSFPTLRTGLDAWDRWLLYTHPTGTLRRAKLGVYLNTRPPDAAAWSKPTLLAAGSCAYSDLQCMGPGPDGSPLFGCLYEADNYDKIIFLMFTLRQAFPSIFEGQ